The nucleotide window AGATTTGTTTTTGAATAAAAAAGTTGAGATCTTTGGTGTAATAGTAGATGAGCCAGACAGAAGAGAGAACAATCAAAAAATCCTAGTCCGGACAAGAGAAGTTGAAGGGCAGAGCATAGAATCAAATGTCCTTGCGACCACAGATCTATATCCAGTTTTTAAATATGGAGACATTGTGTCTGTACAAGGAGTAATATCCAAGCCTGCAAATTTCGCCACCGATCAAGGTAAAGTTTTTGACTATATATCTTATCTAGGAAAAGACAATATATTCTATTTGATGCAAAAAGTTCAAATAGAACTAGTGGATCACGATGCGCCTTATAAATTTCAAGAAATATTATTTGAATTTAAAAATAGAATTATTAAAAATATTGAAAGTGTAATACCTGCTCCTGAGAGTACTTTTATGTCTGGGATTACACTTGGTGCACGTTCTGGTTTGCCTAGTAATATTCGTGATGAATTTATAAAGACCGGAACAATACATATAGTTGCTTTGTCTGGGTATAACATATCAGTGGTTGCAAATGGTATTCAAAAGTTTTTTACTTTATTTTTATCTCGTTACGGCGCCTTGTCATTTGGTGGGTTGTCTATAGTTTTGTTTGTGCTAATGAGTGGCGCAAGTTCTACGGCCATTAGAGCGGGGATCATGGCTATTCTTGTAATAATGGCTCGTTTTAGTGGTAAGGAATACGATATAAATCGCGGACTAGTTTTAGCGGCAGTTTTGATGATTTTGGCGAATCCTAAAACTTTAATCTTTGATATATCTTTTCAACTATCTTTTTTGGCTACAATCGGAATTATATACATAACTCCCATAACTGAGATCTGGTTTTCTTTCATTAAAAAAAAGAGATTTGGTTGGCTCAGGGAAATAATTGCTTCAACAGTGGCTGCTCAGATTGCTACCTTGCCTTTTATTGTTTACACAATGGGTAATCTTTCTATTATTTCTTTACCAATCAATATACTTATTTTGCCTTTTATACCACTGGCAATGTATTTAGGTTTTTTAGTAGGAGTCCTAGGATTCATCGG belongs to Candidatus Nomurabacteria bacterium and includes:
- a CDS encoding ComEC/Rec2 family competence protein: MPDRLFYTITLGFILGVALESFLFIPAEILVVFICVAIPLLFISFFVERFREIFLVLSILLVSVFFGILRFQIYENNHLKKLDLFLNKKVEIFGVIVDEPDRRENNQKILVRTREVEGQSIESNVLATTDLYPVFKYGDIVSVQGVISKPANFATDQGKVFDYISYLGKDNIFYLMQKVQIELVDHDAPYKFQEILFEFKNRIIKNIESVIPAPESTFMSGITLGARSGLPSNIRDEFIKTGTIHIVALSGYNISVVANGIQKFFTLFLSRYGALSFGGLSIVLFVLMSGASSTAIRAGIMAILVIMARFSGKEYDINRGLVLAAVLMILANPKTLIFDISFQLSFLATIGIIYITPITEIWFSFIKKKRFGWLREIIASTVAAQIATLPFIVYTMGNLSIISLPINILILPFIPLAMYLGFLVGVLGFIGQFMAYPFGFLSTVLLDKILSVISYGAKIPLSSVYVKEFSFWIIFLIYGVIFYFVYRWHRSRKSIF